The sequence CCGTCTACGCCGTCCTTCGCAGCAAGGCCGTCATGGACCATGCGCTTCCCGCGGAATTCACGGGCAACCTGCTGATGGTCTTCGGCTTGCTCTCGTTCGTCGTGGCCGCGCTCTTCATCCTGCTCCAGCGGGACTACAAACGCCTGTTCGCGTACTCGAGCGTCGAGCACATGGGCGTCGCGATGGTGGGCTTCGGGGTGGGCGGCCCGGTCGGCACGTTCGGCGGGCTCTTTCATCTCCTTAACCACGCGTTGGCCAAGTCGCTCGCGTTTTTCTCGGCCGGCAACGTGCATCGCCGGTTCGGGACCCGCGAGATCGACCAGGTGCGCGGGTTGGCGGCCGTTCAGCCGCTGACGGCGGCGGCCCTGCTGGTCGCGGGCTTGGCGCTGGTCGGCATGCCGCCCTTCTCAATGTTCATGAGCGAGGTCATGATCGTATCGGCGCTGGCCAATCAGGATTTTGCCTCCGATACGCTTCACCTTGGAAGGTTCCTGACCATCACCATGACCGATGATGTGCGCGGTCTTGCGATCGTGACGCTCTTCCTGGTGTTCGCCGTCGCCCTGTTCGGCGGGTTCATGTCTCGCGTGGTCGCGATGGTCTGGGGAGCCCCGCCGGACGGGGTGAAGCGCGGCGAAGGATGGGAGATCGGACACGTGTCGTTGCTTCTGACGATCGCGGCGTTGGTCGGGCTCGGGATGGCGATGCCGGATCCGATGAAAGGGCTCGTGGATCGGGCGGTCTCCGTGTTGCTGAGGGAGTAAGAAGATGGCGGACGCAAAAGCGGCGGTCGCGTTGTTGCAACAGGCGTTTCCGAGCGCGGTGGTGGGCACCGGCGAGGTCCGCGGCACGCCGCTCGTTCGCCTGCAAGCCGACCAGGTGCCGCTGGTCGCGCACTACCTGCACACCAAACCGGATCTGCGCGGCAGCTTGTCGCTCCTTTGGGCGGTGGACCACCGGCCCCGCGAAGCGCGCTACGAGTTGTTCTATCTGTTCACGCTGGCCGAGCGGCGAGATTGGTTGGTGCTTGTGACGGAACTGCTGGGCAACACCCGGCAGTTTCGCTCCATCACGCCGTCGATCCACGCGGCCAAATGGTACGAGCGCGAGATCCGCGACATGTTCGGCATGATCCCCGTCGGGCATCCGGACATGCGCCGTCTGGTGCGCCATGAGCACTGGCCGAAGGGGACGCACCCGCTCAAGAAAGATTTCCGGTGGGACACCGTGCTCGCGCGGGCCCAGGGGGAGTATGCCTTCCGCCACATCGAAGGCGAAGGCGTGTTTGAGATTCCGGTCGGTCCGATCCACGCGGGTATCATCGAACCGGGCCACTTCAGATTCTCCGTGGCCGGGGAGCCCATCATGCAGCTTGAAGTGCGCCACTTCTGGAAGCACCGCGGGGTCGAAAAACTGTTCGAACAGATGACCCTGACCGACGCCGTATCGTTGGCCGAACGGGTGTCCGGTGACACGACCGTCGGCCACAGTCTCGCGTACTCTCAGGCGGCCGAAACGCTGCTGGGGGTCGAGGCGCCGCCGCGGGCGTGCTATCTCCGCAGTCTCTTCCTCGAGTTGGAACGTTTGCACAATCATCTGGGCGACGTCGGCGCGATCTGTAACGATACCGCGTACACGCTGGCCCATGCGCATTGCGGACGGATGAAGGAGCGCATCATGCAGCTCAACGATCGTTTGACCGGGTCGCGATTTCTGCGCGGCGTGATCCGTCCCGGCGGCGTCAACCTCGACTTGAGCGAGCGGCAACTTGAGGACGTGGCGGCGGAGCTCGATGTCATCGAGCCCGATTTCACGGAGCTCGAACGCATTCTGTTCGCCAATGCCTCGCTCACGGACCGGCTGGAGACGACGGGCGTGCTGACCGAGCGAACCGCCTGGGACCACGCCGTGATGGGCGTCGTGGGCCGGGCGTCGGGCATCGATCGGGACATCCGGCGCGATCGGCCCTTTGCGGCCTATGGAGAACTTCAGCCCAAGGTGCCCGTCTATCGATACGGGGATGTCCGCGCTCGGATGCGCGTGCGGATGGACGAGATTCATGAATCGATGAGACTCATCCGGGAGATCCGCCGGCGGATCCCCACCGGGTCGGTGACGGCGACGCCGAGCCGAACACCGGGGGAGGGAGAATGGGCGTTGTCCGCGGTAGAAGGTTGGCGAGGCGAAATTCTCTATATGGTCATGGCCGGTGCGGGCGGGCGGATTCACCGGTGCAAAGTGCGCGATCCCTCGTTCGTGAATTGGCCGGCGATCCAGTGGGCGGTCCTGGGGAACATCGTCCCGGATTTTCCGTTGATCAACAAGAGCTTCAATCTGTCGTATGCGGGAAACGACCTCTGAGCGAATAGCTATGGCTGGTAGCCAACCGCTTCCAGCGATGAGCGTCTAGCTGGTAGCTGTTCGCTATTCGCTCTTAGCTGAGTTAGGAGGAGCCATGTTTCGCATTCTGAAAAAAAGCCTGAAAACCGGCGTCGTGACCGGCCGGTATGCCGAGCCGGCCCCGGCAGAGATGCCACCCGATGCACCGGCGGTGGAGAAAACCAAGCCTTTCCGGCGCTCGCTGGCGATACGGGAGGTAGATACCGGCTCCTGTAACGCCTGTGAGATGGAAATGAATGCGCTGATGAACCCGGTTTACGACGCCGAACGTTTCGGAATTCACATTGCCGCGTCGCCGCGGCATGCCGATGCCCTGGTCGTCACCGGTCCGGTGACCGTGAATATGGAACGGGCGCTGAAGGATGTCTATACACAGACTCCCGATCCGAAGGTTGTCATCGCCTTGGGGGACTGCGCCATCACCTGCGGCCTGTTCAAGGGGAGCTACGCCGTGACCGGTCCGGTCGAGAAACATGTGCCTGTGGATGTGCGTATTCCCGGGTGCCCGCCCAGGCCGGCGGAAATCCTACAGGCGTTGAGCCACATTCGAAAACGGTCCCACGACCGTCGCAGATGATCAGCCTTCGTTGAGTCCGGCTGGGCCCTCATCGTTTCTCTTCCCTCTTGATCGCTGTTTTCTTTCGAGAGCCTCATTGGCGCGTCCTGCCCCATTTTCCCTCGACGGATGTCTAATCGTGTGGACAGTCGCAACGCGTTGACAATCTTCGGAAAGATTCATTCGGGCGCGATCGGCTGTCTCTTGGCTGTCTAAGGCTGTGGAGCGGCGACCCATTCCTTCTCCAGCCTGACGCAATGTTCAACATTTACGAACGCCGCTTCAGGAGAGGAGAAACGAACGTTCATGAGGCTCGAGCAATCCCGGGCACGCTGGTTGCGCATTATGGACGGCGCTGGTGAAGGCGCGGGTGATTTTGGACCGGCCTCCGAATGACCCTTGAACCTCTGCAAAGAGGGCCCCTTCACCAGCTCTTTTCAGGAAGCTAATAGCCAATAGCTAATAGCCGGCAGCCGGAGGTCGGAAAAATATCGGGATCTCTTCTTCACAATGCACCCAGCATTGTCTCATCGTTGCTATCAGCTATTCGCTGTTAGCTTATTAAACTAAGGAGGCCGCACTATGAAGTGGTCGTATTTACATTTCCAACGCAGGTCGCGTCGCCGGCGAGCGACGCGATGTCTGCAAGCCGCGGTGTTGGCGAGTAGTCTGGTCGCCTCTCCGTGGCTGTTTGCCGCGGAGCCGGGGGGAATGTCCCATCAGGGACATGCCTCGCCCGTGGCGATGCCGGGCTGGACCCAGACCTTGAAGGGCCAGACCGTGGTCGAAGACACCATCGAAGGACGGGCCGATCGCTCTGAAAAGATCGAGCTGCAGCATCACCGGCTCATGCGCCGGCTGGAAGAGCAGGCGCAGAAGGATGCGCAGGCCCAGCAGACCT comes from Nitrospirota bacterium and encodes:
- a CDS encoding proton-conducting transporter membrane subunit codes for the protein MAGLSLLTRRAQVLHGLNLATMTALGIAETAVVQRVLTEGPFTALWGLVYLDALSAFILLIITAIGLTCSLYTWSYLDEYVARGAISPRRLSRFFVLFHLFLFAMIAATSVNNLGVLWVAVEGTTLATTFLIAFFRKREGLEAGWKYLILCSVGIALALFGTVLTYYSSVRVFGDVSAALNVTTLEEAAGRLDPHVLKLAFLFILVGYGTKIGLAPMHTWVPEAYGEAPAPVTAMLAGVLETVAVYAVLRSKAVMDHALPAEFTGNLLMVFGLLSFVVAALFILLQRDYKRLFAYSSVEHMGVAMVGFGVGGPVGTFGGLFHLLNHALAKSLAFFSAGNVHRRFGTREIDQVRGLAAVQPLTAAALLVAGLALVGMPPFSMFMSEVMIVSALANQDFASDTLHLGRFLTITMTDDVRGLAIVTLFLVFAVALFGGFMSRVVAMVWGAPPDGVKRGEGWEIGHVSLLLTIAALVGLGMAMPDPMKGLVDRAVSVLLRE
- a CDS encoding NADH-quinone oxidoreductase subunit B family protein yields the protein MFRILKKSLKTGVVTGRYAEPAPAEMPPDAPAVEKTKPFRRSLAIREVDTGSCNACEMEMNALMNPVYDAERFGIHIAASPRHADALVVTGPVTVNMERALKDVYTQTPDPKVVIALGDCAITCGLFKGSYAVTGPVEKHVPVDVRIPGCPPRPAEILQALSHIRKRSHDRRR
- a CDS encoding NADH-quinone oxidoreductase subunit C gives rise to the protein MADAKAAVALLQQAFPSAVVGTGEVRGTPLVRLQADQVPLVAHYLHTKPDLRGSLSLLWAVDHRPREARYELFYLFTLAERRDWLVLVTELLGNTRQFRSITPSIHAAKWYEREIRDMFGMIPVGHPDMRRLVRHEHWPKGTHPLKKDFRWDTVLARAQGEYAFRHIEGEGVFEIPVGPIHAGIIEPGHFRFSVAGEPIMQLEVRHFWKHRGVEKLFEQMTLTDAVSLAERVSGDTTVGHSLAYSQAAETLLGVEAPPRACYLRSLFLELERLHNHLGDVGAICNDTAYTLAHAHCGRMKERIMQLNDRLTGSRFLRGVIRPGGVNLDLSERQLEDVAAELDVIEPDFTELERILFANASLTDRLETTGVLTERTAWDHAVMGVVGRASGIDRDIRRDRPFAAYGELQPKVPVYRYGDVRARMRVRMDEIHESMRLIREIRRRIPTGSVTATPSRTPGEGEWALSAVEGWRGEILYMVMAGAGGRIHRCKVRDPSFVNWPAIQWAVLGNIVPDFPLINKSFNLSYAGNDL